A genomic window from Quercus lobata isolate SW786 chromosome 10, ValleyOak3.0 Primary Assembly, whole genome shotgun sequence includes:
- the LOC115965476 gene encoding lipoyl synthase 2, mitochondrial-like, translating to MQWRWRALSTITRTFSTSSTSTTATPPPSEFPKTLEGLRARLARESPSLSEFAYSVEVGTKKNPLPKPKWMKEAVPGGEKYVQIKKKLRELKLHTVCEEARCPNLGECWSGGETGTATATIMILGDTCTRGCRFCNVKTSRTPPPPDPNEPGNVAEAIASWGLEYVVITSVDRDDLPDQGSGHFTETVQKLKALKPNMLIEALVPDFQGDAGCVEKVAKSGLDVFAHNIETVEELQSSVRDNHANFKQSLDVLVMAKDYAPAGTLTKTSIMLGCGETPKQVVRTMEKVRAAGVDVMTLGQYMRPSKRHMPVFEYITPEAFDKYQTLGMEMGFRYVASGPMVRSSYKAGEFYIKSMIESDRAASSQLPVC from the exons ATGCAATGGAGGTGGAGAGCCCTAAGCACCATAACCAGAACTTTTTCCACCTCCTCAACTTCCACAACAGCAACGCCACCGCCCTCTGAATTCCCCAAAACCCTCGAGGGTCTTCGGGCCCGCCTGGCCCGAGAATCTCCTAGCCTATCGGAATTCGCGTACTCCGTCGAAGTCGGCACCAAGAAGAACCCTCTGCCCAAGCCCAAGTGGATGAAGGAGGCCGTTCCCGGAGGTGAAAAGTACGTTCAAATCAAGAAGAAGCTCCGTGAACTCAAGCTCCACACCGTTTGCGAAGAGGCCAGGTGTCCTAACCTCGGCGAATGCTGGTCCGGCGGCGAAACTGgcaccgccaccgccaccatCATGATCCTCGGCGATACCTGCACTCGCGGTTGCcg GTTTTGTAATGTGAAGACGTCGCGTACACCTCCACCGCCAGACCCAAATGAACCGGGGAATGTGGCGGAGGCAATTGCTTCATGGGGTTTGGAATATGTGGTGATTACAAGTGTGGACCGGGATGATTTGCCTGACCAGGGGAGTGGCCATTTTACTGAGACGGTGCAGAAGTTGAAGGCACTGAAGCCAAATATGCTGATAGAAGCCTTGG TTCCTGATTTTCAAGGAGATGCTGGCTGTGTAGAGAAAGTTGCGAAATCAGGATTAGATGTCTTTGCTCATAATATTGAAACGGTTGAAGAGCTTCAGAGTTCTGTTCGTGATAACCATGCTAATTTCAAGCAGTCTTTAGATGTTTTAGTGATGGCCAAGGACTATGCTCCTGCAGGAACACTTACCAAAACTTCAATAATGTTAGGATGTGGAGAAACACCCAAGCAAGTTGTCAGAACTATGGAGAAAGTGAGAGCAGCAGGTGTGGATGTGATGACACTTGGTCAATATATGAGACCGTCAAAGCGCCATATGCCAGTGTTTGAATACATTACACCTGAGGCTTTTGATAAGTATCAAACTCTTGGCATGGAAATG GGATTTCGATATGTTGCATCTGGTCCTATGGTTAGATCTTCATATAAAGCAGGTGAATTCTACATCAAATCCATGATTGAATCAGATCGGGCTGCTTCTTCACAGCTTCCTGTTTGTTGA
- the LOC115964450 gene encoding uncharacterized protein LOC115964450 — protein MLVSSQVEGPEGEASSKRSRISDQPIIGFSEDDKLGTIQPHDDALMVTLRIAGYDVKRVMIDQGNETEIMYTDLFKGLGLKPEDLDQYDAPLIGFDGNTTIPKGRIRLPVLTGDRIVNVDFIVMDAFLPYTTILARLWLHAMGAVASTLHVKVKYLTNGGVVVIDHHVTELSSSEMVPTL, from the coding sequence ATGTTGGTGTCATCACAAGTGGAAGGCCCTGAGGGAGAAGCCTCGAGTAAAAGGTCCAGAATCTCGGATCAACCAATCATAGGATTTTCTGAAGATGATAAGTTAGGAACCATTCAGCCACATGACGATGCTCTGATGGTGACCTTGCGGATAGCGGGGTATGATGTCAAAAGGGTGATGATTGACCAAGGCAATGAGACTGAGATAATGTACACAGACCTGTTTAAAGGTCTAGGGCTCAAACCCGAAGATTTGGACCAATATGACGCCCCGCTAATTGGGTTTGATGGGAACACCACTATCCCTAAAGGAAGAATCCGATTGCCAGTTTTGACTGGGGACAGAATAGTGAATGTGGATTTCATAGTAATGGATGCCTTTTTGCCGTACACCACCATCTTGGCCAGACTGTGGCTGCATGCCATGGGGGCGGTCGCATCTACATTGCATGTTAAGGTGAAGTATCTCACTAATGGAGGGGTGGTAGTGATTGATCATCACGTTACTGAGTTGAGTTCTTCTGAAATGGTCCCAACGTTGTAG